The genomic region GAGCAACCAGGTACTGAAAAAACATTTCATAAGGTCAATAGTGCCCATTTAAAATACATTCACATATGTATTACTTAGAAACTGATACCaataaatatttagttttaaagcagctctgtcacaaaAAAAGTGGgcatttcataaatataaaatctTTATGGAATGCTCACAAAGAATGTATTGGAATTCCACTGATATTTCAGTGCAGTCAAGATATCATAAGACAATGTAGAGAATACAACTTTGTCTTATGGCACATCCTCAAGTTGACAAATACTGACAGAAGGCGGAGTTACTGCCATCAAGTTTTGTTACCTCCCACAGTAGTCGCTAGTGACAACTGTGGGAATAAGGCAACAATATCTATGGAGGCGCCTGTGTTTTTATGCTCTCATGTGTAGGATTCCTTCGTAGACATAAAAGTGTTGTACTCACATGTGCAAGAGTAAAGCACTAATGTTGGCTCCTGTTGGATAAAGGCCAGGAGCTGAAGATGGTGATGCCTGCTGGGAACAGCATCAGGTAAGTACATCTCACCTTCACAGCATGCCTGGGCCACTAAAGAAGTGATGTCACCTTTGGGGGTCTTTACAAGTATGCAAAAACTCCAGAAGATGACAGAGGTGCTTTAAGTTCTTAAATTAAATGCAAGTAATAATTTCTATTGGCACCTAGAAAAGGCAGAATTCTTTTGAGATGTACTTCTTTTCAGTGCATCCGCATGTCAGGGATTTAACATATTTTCGTTGATTGTGTTAAAAACGTGTTTTTGAACGTCTTTTCTCATGCACTTTTTACTTTAGTCTGCGCAGATCCACTGTAGCATAATTTACTTTTATACATTAGAAATATGGATGCTAACGACAATACTGCACCAAGCTGTGGAGGTCCGCAAGGACTATATTCTTGAGCAATTCCTGACCACAGAGGGACAAGTATGCGCCCCACTGATGTTACAGATTGTCCAACTCCAATAAGTGTACCACTTCCATGTTTCACACCTTGGGTCAGTTCAAGATCAACTATACAAGTTCTTCCTATATTGGTTGAAAATGCCAAAAGTGTTAAAGCCAGGACGACTATCCACATCTTTGGTGCCAGTGAATACACCAGTATTGAAAAAAAGGTGAGAATGTTTGAATGTAACAACATAATGTATGAATTGTGCTTGTAAATCCTGGAAAGGGGTCCAAGTAAAAATCCAGCAAGGACACCCAGGGTGCTGCCATAACTTATTAAATAACCGGTCATACGTGGAGTCATATGAAATCTTTCTTCCATTGCCAAGGCAAAATTGCTGTAATACAGCATGACAGCAATAGCACTTAACAAACGGACCAAAAATATCTCCCACATATGAGAAAAAGCAACACTTCCTACTTTCCTGAATGCTGAAACAACCTGAGTccaaaaagtctgtttttttataaCCTGATTTTCCATTTGGTATGTATGTAATGTGAGATCAGATTTCAGCGCAGAGGTATCTGTTATCCCATTAAATGAAGATTCATTAGGGAATGGGGCAACACAGCTTGGTTTGTCTTCATACCAAGGCAGTAGCCAGACAAGACCTGTagatattaaaaattattattaaaaaaagttaCTATATGACTGATTATATATGCAGAAATATGTTAGCAATCATTAAATATTCACATGTGCCCTCATTGAACAAGATAAAGGGAGactatcacttctctggaatttacaccgtTCAGTAAAGCATTAAAAATCCCTTATATTTCGTCTTAACCTTTTCATGTCATGTATTCTACAATAATATTACAGATGCAGTAAATGACATCACTATTGAGTTCAGcccaggcacagccaaggcacataaTGTAAATGAGGAGACGTGTAGAAAGGTTACTGCTGATTTTCCTCTTTCACTATATTCAGTGGAAGAAAAGTACAGCATGTGCAACGATGATTGGCAAGGGGCAATATCCTGTTCTGAAACTTTACAAGTAggatgcaatgtttttttttttatttattggctTTCTATAAATAAATAACCTCAAACAATCTATATTCTAGAGTTCTACAGTTCTAGACAGCATACCtgcatttataataaatatagaaGAGCATAGGAATGAGGTAATGTAAAAACCGCCAGGTAGTTCTGTAAGGCTTCCACCAACCACTGGTCCCAAGATAAACCCCAGACTGGAAGCAGCATTAAACCTCCCCATTACTATTGGACGCTCTTCTTCTGTCACCAGGTCTGAGAGGAATGCTTTCGAAATGGAAAGTGAGTGTTTAAAAATTCCTGAGAATGAGAATAATATTGATTTTCATTTAGTTAAGCTAATGATAATATATTGCATACCTGTTCTCTCTTTCCGTGGAAGATCTTGAGATGGGACTATGAATTTACAGCTCTTCCTATTCTTCAAAGAGGATAGTTGCTACTAGACCACAACTTTCATAAACAAAGGAAGGTCACCTGCTGTGCTTGTGGCTGGGAGTCATAGATTAAAAACAGTGGAAAGTTTATCTTTAAACGAACACTccgagcaccacaaccactacagagccctgtagtgggtatggtgccagcaTGGGCCTGGGGCCCTATTACGGTACATTGTCAAATCGTTTGCAAATGGTTAGACAGTTTACCTGGGTCCTGACAGACACCCATCAGTGCAGCAAGGAACGTCCATTCGCAAACAGTTTTACTACTTAAATGCGAGGACACgagcactcctggcactataaccactacaatgagcagtagtggttattgtgttcaAAGTGCTTCTTTAACTATGTAACTGCCAGTACTATAGCCATAAACATGTAAAGCAGTATATTATGTGTATAATACAAAAGGCTGAagctataacaaaaaaaaaaaaaaaaaaatcctcaaattCTATCGAGTCGACATGGATATGATTAAACTGAGATCCATTACACTGACCTCATGGCATTTAAACAATCCTCCTTACAGGCTTAAGAACCACATGTCTAGAGGTGTTAGAAATAACATAGAAGGAAAATATGTCTCACTTGAGGATAAATTTGCCAGAAGTATGCCTGCAAGCAGTGTCTTAAGTATAAATGAGTTTGAAGCTAGGTTATGTTTTAATCTCATAAGGGTTACTTCGCTAAATACCAATTTGTAGATGATAGCAAAGCAGAGTAACCAAATTGCCAAATAAAgcctaaaatagccaaattgtgaCTATTTTGAAATGGGATAATAttaccaaatcagctattttggtctaaattttgagATTATGTTTTCAGTTCCACATTTCAAGGCTTAGTGAAGAAGCCTCACAAAATCCAGCCAAGTCTCACTAGCACATGGACTCATGCAAGCATATAGTTAGagtgacactccaggcatcaACAGTACTTTAATGTCAGCCTTACAATCAtcctgtgttttattttatttttttacaaacaaaaaaaaaaagtttttactttCTGCACCATAACCCCACCCCTCTATCCATGTCTCCCCCTTTCAGAAAATATCTTCCTGCTTGGTTCCACTCGCAATATGTACGGAGTCTAGCAACTGAAAGCAGTGACTGAGATAAACTAGTAGAAGCCAAACAGCCTTCAAGAGAGGGAGAGGtgaggcaggcagacacacattaacattaAGTATAAACTACCTGTCAGTCTGTCTTTCTGTAATTTATTTGCACATTTTATCACTGCACAGAAATAACTTTTTCAGGAATTGCCCACCTAAAATGTCCTCCAAATTcatattccattgattattatgcAGGCTCTAAATTGTGTATCCATAGCCTGCTGGAGTGTACATTGTAGAAGTTTAGGATATTACATCCACATCCCATTCTTAGTAAATACTCCAACAGGTATACAGCTGCTGTTCAGGACCGTGTGAGGCCTAAGCAGCCCCAGAGTTAGGGCATGCAGGCTGCAGTACAACCTTGCACTTATCAGAGCAAGAGAGAGGGCATACGATTCCAGACAGAACTCTGTGGGAAGAATGTGCAATGGTATGCAGGAAATGAATAGCCCCCAGCACCGATGGTCTAGAAGAATCATGTTTCATGCTAGTTGgacattttaatacaggggtcctcaaactttagtcccccagatgttgctgaactacaacgcccatgattctttgaattacatagatagccagagaatcatgggcgttgtagttcagcaacatctggggggccggagtttgaggatccCTGCTTTAAAAGAACTAACACAACAAGCAATTGTGGAGCAGCTGGTCAGAATGAAAGCCTGCAGATATAATGTTTTTctcagcaagaaaaaaaaaaaagtgcattttttggggggatgagGAGGCGTAATTTATCATTTGCATAAAAAACTGACAGTTGTTTTCAACCTGAAGTGTCACTTTAAGGTGCACATTTCATTAAATTTTTCATGATAGTTGCTGGAAATGTCATATAGTTCgtagtgccagaaaaaaaaaaaaaacagctttcctggcactatagcccctgccccccaccccccctcgctcggcgctgaaggggttaaaacccctataAAAAGTtatagttaaaaccccttcagtcacttaccttacctggtgacctctcctccccagcctacgtcagctcctgagtggagccgaatATGCATGCGTGGCCAGAGGTGCGTGCCGAATTCAAACCCGCCAATAGGAAGGCATTACTaagtgttttcctatggggatcttatttgaccctggactccgtgaggacgtccagggtCAGTTAAGTGCTATTTACTCAGTGATAATTGCGGTAACGGCCTCGAGTGGCTGtcaaggagacagccactagaggctggattaactctgcaatgtaaacatagcagtttcagagaaactgctatgttttcagctgcaaggttaaaactcgggggacctggcaccgagactcgagctgaagtggtctgggtccctataatggtcctttaagcattatttttttttcttcacagtgATGTAAAAACTGCAACAAAGATTAAATGACACACAAACGTCAAATTACTTACCCACAGGTATTCTAGCCAAGGCATAAATATAAATGTTAGTGGATACTCCAAGAAGAGCATATCCGAGTGCACTGATGACAATGCAAGTAATTAAAGAATATCTTCTTCCAACAACATCACTCCAACTCCCCTGCAAAGGAGCACAAATACTTTCTTGGTATGATTTTCAAAGCAAACATTATCAACTACAAAATTATCTTCAGAATATCTCAAAGTAAAAACACACACTCCCTGCTGGAAGTTCAGATTAGCAATGACAGAAAGATATGTTTTCAGGGGGCAAAGAAGAGCACTACACATTGTTTAGGATCAGCAAGCTGGTATACGGCTTAtataaaaagtagttttttttttttttaagttaaagaaACAGTCTAAGCACGATAATCACTTCAgtgcattgaagtggttatggtgccagggaaGTACTGCCCCACCAAGgtaagcagtcaaactgttttagaagctTTAGGCTCTCCTTGCTAGGGATGCCATTAACCCTCCTCATGCTGCTCAGCCATGTAGAAAGTTATAGTTTTTGTCACGTAGAAGTCAGGAAGAGACCAAATAATACTTACTATATAGTAACAACTGTTTGGGGCAGTGTACGGGTTGTACCCCTCTGATGGAAGCCTTATTCTTGGCGACTGATAAGGAACGGTGTTGGGCAAACCCCACATAAGAAGTCAAAGCATTTTAAGGGGAGGGAGGTACCAGCGCCCTCCTGACTGTGTACAGATTATagtgtgtggagtgttccttcaaaggGTTCCTCCAGATGCCAATCCTGCATCCACTACGAATGACATAGATCCTGAAGTGCAAGGTTTAGCTCACTGGCTGACAGCGTTTAGCTGATTCTCTCATCAGCTAGCCTTACACTCAGATGTTACCGCAGGAGAACTAGTGGAAGCTCCTGCTAAATAGCTTCCAACACTCTGTCGTTAGTAATGAAAGAGTGGACGGCACCTggaggaccccaggtaagaagccaaAGCCTTTAAAAATGGTTTGACGACATACAATAGGGAGGTCCCCAGCAAAGCTCAGTGCGTGCGTCTCTTTAGGTACCTGCCTCCCTCCAAATCGCATGAGAAAGGTGTTTTTACCTTTTTCCCCACGCCGTGCCAGTTTTGCCATGGCTGGTATAATcagtctttatgatctcagctcaGGGAGGATATTGTGCGTTCGCAGCAAAACAAtgtgccaatcaacatctcctaagagatgctgaacgtaggacgctgaacgtaggtgctgcactgACCAAGGACTCTCTAGCGGCCATCTTAGTGacttactaggcagcaatgtaaacactgccttttctctgatacGGCAGTATTTATATTGAAAGGTCTGCaggtacaggctatagacaccataaaaCTACAttcagctgtagtggttctggtgtctgtagtgtcccttaagaattgcatttttcttgTTGAAAATTAAACTTAAAATAAGTTTTTTAAAAACTGGCTTCTAACTTTTTGAGCCTGCTACTAGATTCTAAACAAATTTGTGAAGCCCTGCCCTAATCAATGAAGAGTTCAACTAAATAAATTATTACAATGCTACTATTATCCTGATTTTGTCATTCATATCTTACTAAAGCGGTCATTGTGAGTTGTAGTTAGACTGTATCTTACCACAAGTGAGCTAGAAAATAGCTGAAACATGCCATAGCAGGAGCCTACAagataaaagtatataaatatacacacacacaggaaacaaacaaacaaacaaacaatacattTGGCAAAAACCACAAACAAAACTTTGGTTAATATCAgattataaaatacaatatattattttCTGTTAGCTTTGGAAGTGTGTTCCTAGTTGCAGGAATGATGTCAGTTTAGAAACATGAAGAACATTCAATATTCATACACATCAGCATACTTGTACCAGTAACATCGTGTGATTAAGCCGGTTGCCAAATATTCCAACTTGATACGTTGGAGAAGATCAAAAGAATTAATAAAGTGCAATAAAGTAAAAAGGAAGCGGTCACTATGGATCGTACCTCATGATACTAGTGGTACCATACTGACTGTCCCATTTTTCGTTCTTTAGATCCCTTTTATAAATTCCCCCATAATTTCTATTGCAACTAATTAAACTACCCAACTACTCTAATACAAATCAGAGTCAATAAGGCAGGTTAAGGAGTCTTATACCAGGTATTTATACTGTATTAGTAATAATGGACACAAAGTAAATATTCAACATATTATATAGGGAATACAGCAGGCCTAATTGACTCTTGGCAATCACGCTAAAAAGGACTCTTCAGTTTCTTACACACAAAATCTGCAAAACAAAATAGATATGAACAAAACCATGAAACAAAATGCTTTAAATTCTCGGAGACAGAGAGCTGTGGTCACAGCAGGTATAATATTGTTATTAAATTAAGCTTCCCATAAGGAGCTGAACTAGCATACTGCGTCATAAGGATTTTCGCAGTGGGCCATTTCACCCCGTGGCTTGCGTGGCTGTAGTTTTATTTCCCATCTCCTGTTCTATAAAACTGGTGTTTGGCAGGTGGTATTACCAAACGACTCGGATACATTAGGACATCTCCCACATTATGTACCAAAACCCATTGCCATGAAAGTGTGGAAATTCGGATTACATTTCACCAGAGACTAGGTTGTTTAACTGCTTATTGATTTgatgtgtaattttattttattatcatttttaaaaatatcgCTCTCCCGCCTTATGTGAGGTATAGCTATGGCTCACCATCTCTCTTACCGATTATTCCTGCTGTGGTAGGGCTTGCCCCAAGGGACTTCACATGATGATTTAACAATGGCACAATCATGCTCACGCCAAATAAATCCTACAAAGAAATAACACTAATGTTATACACATTTGCTACAATGTATAGGCACTATAggtgttacattaaaaaaaaacaatttcaaggcagacacattttttttttaagttactttgTTGCCTTTAAGGCTCAAAAAAATTACTTCCATGCGTGGGCGGCCTGAGGGTGCAACAGAAGGGAGATATACTTACCTGTAGCTCTCCCTCACCATCTGTATTCTTCTTCTGGAGATGTATCTGTCCTGAAGTGCATCAGTGCTGAACTCTCACACATAAGAGAGTACAACCATCATTTACAAACCTACTCAAGAGTTTGAAAAAGTGAgggtttgtcattgagtgtgtgtgtctatctatgaatgtgtgtgtcgctATCAGTCTGCATCTGTGaataaatgtgtgtctgtcagagtatgtcaaatcagtgaggatgtgtgtgtgtcattgtatgtgtggcaGAGTGTGTGGCAGTGaaagtgtgtatttgtcagtgagtatgtcagtgcatgtgcctGTCAGTCAAAACATTGTGATGTGGTCTTAACAGGAAAAGGTGCAGCCTTAAATAATTTTAGGTGGGTGCCCGAGTTTAGTAATGCCTaaagcagcacaaatccaaaatacaccactgcacccAGCCATCATCTTTTGTCAGGTTTTGTAAAGCTGGGAATTGACCATAAGACAGAATAGTTCttactttatttattatattttgactGCATTGAAAATCCAATGAAATACTCAAAATCTGTTTTTTGAAGACAAAGCTGCATTAAATAACTATTTGCATACATAGGATACATTCAAAGACTCACTACAATAAAATTATTTGATCAAATTTAGAATAGGTTGATAAAAGACTACCAAATTACTATAGCACATATGGTACaaataaattcataaaaataCAATCACTGCAAAACAAAACCTTAGCTTACAAAGAATGCCAAGCTGAAAACTGTGCACCCAAAcccaatgttttgtcaattatcgAGGGCAAATCCAGTCACTTGCTGACAATCTGAAATTTGGTTTCCTATGCCTTAAACATGCATGTCCAGTAGACTTCCACCTCCACAGAAAGCTGGCCATCATGGGAAGATCAATGGTCTGGAGTAAAAGATGAATAATTGACTTTTATACTTCAGAAAGAAAAAAACGAATTTTTCAGTAAGACTTGCTATTCTCACACTGAGGTTTATGCAGATCATGAATTTGCTCAAAGGGTGTAATGAAGGGTTTTGATTCCACTTGTTCCTAGCTGGGCAAATGGACTAGTtataaaaaggttttgtttatttaatattctCTCCTAATTAATGTATTTTGCAAGAAATTCAATACGCCAACGATATGGCTGAGAATAATAGGATTCAGCGGCTTAGTATGTTTAGTGCAATAAGGTTCAGGAAccatgattaaaggaacacttcgggcaccataacaactttatcaaaGTTGTGCGCTTTCTTACCTGAAGGAGTTAAACTATtctcaaacattttaaccccaaagaaTGCCTTCACCACGGTTTCTTCTATTCCTGGGCAGGGGCACcattgattggctagagcggtaaGTTGAATTGGGAGTTCCGGTTTGCTTTGAGCATTAGCTGACAGCTATAGCCAATCAGAGGTGCCCCTGTCTGGCAGCACTCCATGCCTCCTGATTTCAATTGCAATTTCAGGAGCTAGACGCTGATGGGAGATTTGGAGGCAACCTGTGCGGTTAAACCGCTCAACAGTTAAAACTCCTTTAGGTAAGAAAGCCCCTTGGGACCTCCTGGTATCATGACAACTTAttttaatgaagttgttatggtgcctggagtgatgCTTTAAATGACATCTGTCATAAAATTTTAActtcttattttttaaatgtgtcatACAGTTAGTGAAATGCAAAGATCCaagttaaaataattatttggaCCATGCTTATAAAATGTTCTAAGGATTTTTCAATATTAATGCATGCAGACAACTAGAGTGAACTAATTCTAGATCTGTGTACAGTATTGCACAAGGCTATTACGGTCACAACCTTAGTTAGTATAGAATGTAAATTCAGAACCTGATCTTACTGTGGTAGTTGTGTTGTTTGAAAAAGCAAAAGTAAAAATAcaacagtgccctacacacaaaGGTCAGGCACGTAATGTATATTGTATGAGATTTTATTCAGAATGACATGCAAAGAATTGCACTGGAAGCTCAAGTTAGCTTTGTCATCCACCACTTTTTACAACCTTCCAGGACATATTAATCTCACAAAGTATTTACAAAGAAATAAGTTCCTAAATttaaagtgtacattttaaaatatgtacgTGAAAAAAGCAAATTAAGATATACGGGCAGTTGTAAAATATATGTATCAGGagaaaacaactttttttcaATTCAGTAGCCCCATTCCAAGTGCAACTCCACAACGTAGCTCCTGGGAAGGAGGGCAATTGAGCCTAAGCCACTAGAACACATGGTTTGTGGGCTTTCTATTGATTTAAAGCAGTGGATGGTGTGATAGGATGTCTGTTACCAGTGCAATACAGGAGTAAGGAAGAAAGAACGAATTGTGCAAGGCTTTTTATAGCCCAAGCATAGGTTGGTGGCCCATAAACTCAATGCTCTCCAGAGCTGGACTGGCCAGTTCAAAGTATTTCTTTCCCTAGGAAAATTGCAGTATATGGAGCCAACCACACAGCCATACTATGACTAGCATGTATGACGTAGAGGTGTTAGCAAGCAGCTGTGGAATGAAATGAGACACTTATGTTAATAgaatcacttaaaggaacacaaatctgtattcctaacgatATAGTGTCCTGTTCATTTTATCCTCCCTCaccaagccaaaaaaaaaaaaagaagtctgCATAAGTTGTATTTCGTGACATTTCTTCTCAGATGGCCATTGTTGGAGGTGCTGTGCATCCTGCCGTTCAACATCTTCAAGCTCCACAtggagaggctgaattaacctcatacagatgcattgattcaatgcagctttacgaggaggtgctgattggctaagctggtgtttggccccacccccattgctcctccttgctgatttcagccaaaccaatgcttcCCCAAATTGAAGTTCCCACTGAGTTTGACAGGAGCACTAATCACCAACTTAACTCAGAGAAAGTTCAGTGATTATACGTTATTCAGGAGAGACACtcctttaaagtggcactgtcacactTGCCTtaaaaaattagtatttcataaagacagAATCTTTATGAAACTAATTttcactgtgttggaatttcactgacatTCCAACCCAACTAAGAGATTAGAGAGTAGGGACtaatttgtctctgtatatcttctCCACCTGACTTGGTGGAGTCCAAGTGTCAATCCTGACAGCTGCCAACGGTGACAGCAGCAGTGAATTGTCTGTCTATGGAGGAGACCTTGCTGCTGCTCCCGTGATGCCACAGTCACACGTGAGTGTGCGGAGCAGCTTTGGAGTGTTTCGTCCAGCGCTGGATTGAGGTGAGTAAACCTTATTTTAAGGGGGACATATAGAATAATGACAATAGGGCATTATTCCATATCTTACCAAAAAAACATTGGAGAAACCCttcaaaaagtttaaaaactgtttaacgTTGAGTGAAAGGATGGCACCAGGGaattccaaacactataaccagttCAATAAGAAGAAGCAAATACCATGCCGACAGCGTCCCTTTAAAttgtggagaaaaaaaacacttgagtGTGTACACAGAGGTTTAGAGTAGTTTCTACACCACGCTGGAAGCAAAACTGCAAACGTCATCACTGCTGTTATTTGTGTAACAGCTAGCTAGAACACATGCAGGGCAGCTGATGGCTAAATCTGGTTACCACATTCCTTCTTACAGTAGTTCTCCAGCCTGGCTTTCTGAAAGGCAAGCAGATTTATTATTTGAAAATATCTCACTTTAATATGCATGGAAATTCAGATGGCCATGTATGCACAGAAGAACTGGATTGACCCTGATTTTATCAATATTGATGGCTTCCTTGGTGCAAATTGGCTGTGACAGAGATGGTTTTGGTGCAAGGTTaaaaataaccagaaataaatataACCTTGGACTACTGCTTTAAGTACCACTGAACTATAGTCACTGCAGTGGTTAATGAAAAACATTAACATGTAACATTTTGTAGCAGttggtaaaaatataaaatagataacaCCCCTATATATGTCCCATACTGTCACAGTGAGAAcccccagcacagagacagacaaaCATGGACCATTCAGAGACATTCTCTCTCCTCACCAGGAAGCCCACCACGTGAAGGCAGTGCTGGAGGCTCCGCCCACTCGGGGTCCCGCGCTCCCCTCGAGTTGCTGTAGGTCTCGTTGTCCCCATTC from Pelobates fuscus isolate aPelFus1 chromosome 1, aPelFus1.pri, whole genome shotgun sequence harbors:
- the MFSD9 gene encoding major facilitator superfamily domain-containing protein 9 isoform X1 gives rise to the protein MGTTRPTATRGERGTPSGRSLQHCLHVVGFLDLFGVSMIVPLLNHHVKSLGASPTTAGIIGSCYGMFQLFSSSLVGSWSDVVGRRYSLITCIVISALGYALLGVSTNIYIYALARIPVGIFKHSLSISKAFLSDLVTEEERPIVMGRFNAASSLGFILGPVVGGSLTELPGGFYITSFLCSSIFIINAGLVWLLPWYEDKPSCVAPFPNESSFNGITDTSALKSDLTLHTYQMENQVIKKQTFWTQVVSAFRKVGSVAFSHMWEIFLVRLLSAIAVMLYYSNFALAMEERFHMTPRMTGYLISYGSTLGVLAGFLLGPLSRIYKHNSYIMLLHSNILTFFSILVYSLAPKMWIVVLALTLLAFSTNIGRTCIVDLELTQGVKHGSGTLIGVGQSVTSVGRILVPLWSGIAQEYSPCGPPQLGAVLSLASIFLMYKSKLCYSGSAQTKVKSA
- the MFSD9 gene encoding major facilitator superfamily domain-containing protein 9 isoform X2 — protein: MGTTRPTATRGERGTPSGRSLQHCLHVVGFLDLFGVSMIVPLLNHHVKSLGASPTTAGIIGSCYGMFQLFSSSLVGSWSDVVGRRYSLITCIVISALGYALLGVSTNIYIYALARIPVGLVWLLPWYEDKPSCVAPFPNESSFNGITDTSALKSDLTLHTYQMENQVIKKQTFWTQVVSAFRKVGSVAFSHMWEIFLVRLLSAIAVMLYYSNFALAMEERFHMTPRMTGYLISYGSTLGVLAGFLLGPLSRIYKHNSYIMLLHSNILTFFSILVYSLAPKMWIVVLALTLLAFSTNIGRTCIVDLELTQGVKHGSGTLIGVGQSVTSVGRILVPLWSGIAQEYSPCGPPQLGAVLSLASIFLMYKSKLCYSGSAQTKVKSA